In Scylla paramamosain isolate STU-SP2022 chromosome 30, ASM3559412v1, whole genome shotgun sequence, the following are encoded in one genomic region:
- the LOC135116046 gene encoding non-receptor tyrosine-protein kinase TNK1-like, translated as MILFICLFFLTYKYLIIIFVLAARHACYKMVFKTVLLGMGRTARREEQLGVARRVLRQMGVTKFPDGMLTRALQNAPVLGSGSFGTCHRVQVYAASRPVHAAAKVFHGGHVRHALREASAYSRLADVPGVPRLLGVSVAPLCVVTTLHGPETLLDAALRAGTPAAELLGALHQLAGTVLAVHERRLVHNDLKFDNVLVSRAKRTGALTATLIDLGSVQHVGARPYRGRSLCPHQYPYLAPEVLAGGPVSPGSDAFSLGWMLSGVVAMLPSSSTLARGRALARQCMHPDPAQRLSVTSLRDAIGSLFLSTS; from the coding sequence atgattttatttatctgtttattctttttaacttacaaatacttgattattatttttgtattggcGGCAAGACACGCATGTTACAAGATGGTGTTCAAGACTGTCCTGCTGGGGATGGGAAGGACAGCCCGGAGGGAAGAGCAGCTGGGCGTGGCGCGCAGGGTGCTGCGGCAGATGGGCGTGACCAAATTCCCTGACGGCATGCTGACCCGCGCCCTGCAGAACGCCCCCGTGCTGGGCAGCGGCAGCTTCGGCACGTGCCACAGGGTGCAGGTGTACGCCGCCTCGCGCCCCGTGCACGCCGCCGCCAAGGTGTTCCACGGGGGCCACGTGCGGCACGCGCTGCGCGAGGCTTCCGCCTACAGCAGGCTGGCTGACGTGCCCGGCGTGCCGCGCCTGCTGGGTGTGAGTGTAGCGCCGCTGTGCGTGGTCACTACTCTGCACGGCCCCGAAACCCTGCTAGACGCGGCCCTGCGCGCCGGCACGCCCGCGGCGGAGCTGCTGGGCGCGCTGCACCAGCTGGCGGGCACCGTGCTGGCCGTGCACGAGCGGCGCCTGGTGCACAACGATCTGAAGTTCGACAACGTGCTGGTGAGCAGAGCGAAGCGTACCGGCGCCCTCACCGCCACGCTGATAGACCTGGGCTCCGTGCAGCACGTGGGGGCACGCCCCTACCGTGGCAGGAGCCTCTGCCCCCACCAGTACCCCTACCTCGCCCCCGAGGTGCTCGCCGGCGGCCCGGTGTCCCCAGGCAGCGACGCCTTCTCCTTGGGATGGATGCTGAGCGGCGTGGTGGCGATGCTGCCCTCGTCCAGCACGCTGGCGCGCGGCAGGGCGCTGGCGCGACAGTGTATGCACCCTGACCCCGCCCAGCGGCTCTCCGTCACCTCCCTCAGGGACGCCATCGGCAGTCTCTTCCTCAGCACCTCGTGA